A window from Leptothermofonsia sichuanensis E412 encodes these proteins:
- the treZ gene encoding malto-oligosyltrehalose trehalohydrolase — protein MKLGANYLGNEVCAFTVWGPNLDSAAVLLVSQDQRLLPMERQKGGYWHVRADQIPPGTRYFYQLTGGESRPDPASHLQPEGVHGASAVVDHRFDWTDQDWQGVPLESMIIYELHVGTFTPEGTFDAIIPRLKELRELGITAIELMPIAQFPGNHPPQETSSINDYRNWGYDGAYVYGVQNSYGGPDGLKRLVNACHQEGIALILDVVYNHFGPEGNYISQYGPYFTTVYHTPWGSAINYDGAHSPEVRHFFIQNALYWLREYHIDALRLDAIQAIYDLGAVHILEELSEQVAALAAELGRKLYLIAESDLNNPRVVHPVEMGGYGMDAQWSDDFHHALHSLLTGDRNGYYEDFGTCKHLVKAFQQSFVYDWQYSPHRQRYHGKSPENCTASQFVVCIQNHDQVGNRMMGERLSQLVSFEALKLAAGTVLLSPYVPLLFMGEEYGEEAPFTYFVSHSDPELIKAVRQGRKQEFAAFQVEGEPLDPEAVETFLLCKLNWENRKQGKHQVLWSFYQTLIQFRQTIPALKKMDFQSIATACDESQQVIWWHRWNASSQVLCLMNFHQQQVTVQPKISTLSSQDGTPTRWRKILDSSEPKWMGPGVTTPEAIALQQPLTLQPQSLSVYELQR, from the coding sequence ATGAAACTTGGGGCTAATTACCTCGGAAATGAGGTGTGTGCATTTACAGTCTGGGGACCGAATCTGGATTCTGCAGCGGTGCTGCTGGTTTCCCAGGATCAGCGATTGCTGCCAATGGAGCGGCAGAAAGGGGGCTACTGGCACGTCAGGGCAGACCAGATTCCCCCTGGAACCCGCTATTTCTACCAGTTAACCGGGGGAGAAAGTAGACCAGACCCGGCATCCCATTTGCAACCGGAAGGGGTGCATGGGGCTTCAGCAGTGGTGGATCATCGCTTTGACTGGACTGACCAGGACTGGCAGGGGGTGCCCCTGGAATCGATGATCATCTATGAATTGCATGTGGGCACCTTCACACCGGAAGGGACCTTTGATGCCATTATTCCCCGCCTCAAAGAACTGCGAGAACTGGGGATTACGGCGATCGAACTGATGCCGATCGCCCAGTTTCCCGGTAACCATCCCCCCCAGGAAACCAGTTCCATCAACGACTACCGCAACTGGGGCTACGACGGTGCCTATGTGTATGGGGTGCAAAACTCCTATGGAGGTCCTGACGGGTTGAAACGACTGGTCAATGCCTGCCACCAGGAAGGGATTGCCCTGATTCTGGATGTGGTCTACAACCACTTTGGTCCAGAAGGAAACTACATCAGCCAGTATGGACCCTACTTCACAACGGTCTACCACACTCCCTGGGGCAGCGCCATTAACTATGATGGTGCCCACAGTCCTGAGGTCCGTCATTTCTTTATTCAAAATGCACTCTACTGGCTGCGGGAATACCATATAGATGCCCTCCGTCTGGATGCGATTCAGGCCATTTATGATCTGGGGGCGGTGCATATTCTGGAAGAACTGTCGGAACAGGTGGCTGCCCTTGCCGCAGAACTGGGGCGCAAGCTGTATCTGATTGCCGAAAGTGACCTGAATAATCCGCGGGTGGTACATCCGGTAGAGATGGGCGGCTATGGCATGGATGCCCAGTGGAGCGATGACTTTCACCATGCCCTGCATTCCCTCTTAACGGGCGATCGCAACGGCTACTACGAAGACTTTGGTACCTGTAAACATCTGGTAAAAGCTTTCCAGCAAAGCTTTGTCTACGACTGGCAGTACTCCCCCCACCGCCAGCGCTATCACGGCAAATCGCCTGAAAATTGCACTGCTTCCCAGTTTGTCGTCTGCATTCAGAACCATGACCAGGTTGGTAACCGCATGATGGGGGAACGGCTCTCCCAACTGGTATCGTTTGAAGCACTGAAACTGGCAGCAGGAACTGTGTTGCTGTCCCCCTATGTACCCCTCCTGTTTATGGGGGAAGAGTACGGCGAAGAGGCTCCCTTCACCTACTTTGTCAGCCACTCTGACCCGGAACTGATCAAAGCGGTACGGCAGGGACGCAAGCAGGAATTCGCTGCCTTCCAGGTGGAAGGAGAACCCCTCGATCCGGAGGCTGTGGAAACCTTTCTGTTGTGCAAGTTGAACTGGGAAAACCGTAAGCAGGGTAAGCATCAAGTTCTGTGGTCGTTCTATCAAACCCTGATCCAGTTTCGTCAGACAATACCCGCTCTGAAAAAGATGGATTTTCAGAGTATTGCAACGGCCTGTGACGAGTCGCAGCAGGTAATCTGGTGGCATCGATGGAATGCATCCAGTCAGGTCTTGTGTCTGATGAACTTTCACCAGCAGCAAGTGACTGTTCAACCCAAAATTTCAACTCTCTCCAGCCAGGATGGCACCCCAACCCGGTGGCGCAAAATCCTGGACTCCTCTGAACCCAAATGGATGGGTCCGGGAGTAACCACACCGGAGGCGATCGCCCTGCAACAACCACTGACTCTCCAGCCCCAAAGCCTTTCAGTCTATGAGTTACAGCGATAA